A part of Carassius carassius chromosome 4, fCarCar2.1, whole genome shotgun sequence genomic DNA contains:
- the LOC132130943 gene encoding leukotriene B4 receptor 1-like translates to MTMEYQNISNNSLFVRTSAVASSTVLGLCCALDVPGNVAALVMLTQHLKDDSFTPKLMLSLAVSDLLSLIFLPVWIYALLNGWVFGQGLCKLFSYVVYWSLYSSVLSVTLLSVQRYLQVLYPQRWAKLRQKGQKGLILGIWKLSGALGSYALYYRNVKQKAGLLRCYQDYKNKQEKIVILLVETLVMFFVPLFSLLCFYHRLHQRINRSASFRSQRLTKLSVRIVVAFFIFGTPAMINNLVLMAISWESDGSNNVTGALFFINSCVNPFLYAFSARTLRCRRKQHLDQPQENLNES, encoded by the coding sequence ATGACCATGGAGTATCAGAACATTTCTAACAACTCTCTGTTTGTCCGTACCTCAGCAGTAGCATCCAGCACTGTTCTTGGATTGTGCTGTGCACTGGATGTACCAGGTAATGTAGCGGCGCTGGTCATGCTCACCCAGCATTTAAAAGATGACAGTTTCACCCCAAAACTGATGCTGAGTCTGGCTGTCTCGGATCTATTGAGTCTGATATTTCTGCCTGTGTGGATTTATGCCCTTCTGAACGGCTGGGTTTTTGGCCAAGGTCTGTGTAAGTTATTTTCCTATGTAGTGTACTGGAGCCTCTACAGTAGTGTGCTTTCTGTCACCTTGTTGAGTGTGCAAAGGTACCTGCAGGTGTTGTATCCACAGCGATGGGCCAAGCTCAGGCAGAAGGGTCAAAAGGGGCTGATTTTAGGAATATGGAAATTAAGTGGAGCTTTGGGTTCTTATGCTCTTTATTACAGAAACGTGAAGCAGAAGGCTGGGCTTCTACGCTGTTATCAGGATTATAAgaataaacaagaaaaaatagtCATCTTACTTGTCGAAACTCTAGTGATGTTTTTTGTGCCTCTCTTCAGCCTGTTGTGCTTCTACCATCGACTTCACCAACGGATAAATCGGTCGGCTTCCTTCAGAAGCCAAAGGCTGACAAAACTGTCTGTGAGGATCGTAGTGGCCTTCTTCATATTTGGGACCCCCGCTATGATCAACAACTTGGTCTTAATGGCAATTTCATGGGAATCAGATGGCAGCAACAATGTAACCGGTGCTCTTTTCTTCATCAACAGTTGTGTGAACCCCTTTCTATATGCCTTCTCAGCTCGAACGCTGCGATGCAGAAGAAAACAGCATTTAGATCAGCCacaagaaaatctaaatgaaagtTAG